A portion of the Mesobacillus sp. AQ2 genome contains these proteins:
- a CDS encoding nuclease-related domain-containing protein, whose product MIEKERKYPIRLLMYEALMERILPNHPKFPLIESDYKAWRAGYRGELQTDYRLSFLPEKGFHIFRDLRLLDEKWHFQIDTLILTLRYILLIETKAYSGTLFFDKHSEQMIQTKHGQEKSYDNPINQVRMQAWHLKRWLQNHKFSVPPIYHLVVISNSSTIIKVSDRSLNNLIVKGDVLLSRVHEIDDRTSNPTFTDKEAKKLSRSLVKNHSPHHPDILKQYSLTPDDLQKGVQCPACLSYGMHREKWFWRCAVCEHKSKTAHRKTVKDFFLLINPAIKNKMCREFCIGISSKTASDLLISLNLPFTGTTHGRIYHMPPDIETFFDSAKK is encoded by the coding sequence TTGATAGAAAAAGAACGGAAATATCCCATACGCCTTCTTATGTATGAGGCTTTAATGGAAAGAATTTTACCGAACCATCCCAAATTCCCATTAATTGAGTCAGATTACAAAGCCTGGCGCGCGGGATATAGAGGTGAACTTCAAACGGATTACCGTTTAAGCTTTTTGCCTGAAAAAGGTTTCCATATATTCAGGGATTTACGCCTTCTAGATGAAAAATGGCACTTCCAGATTGATACCCTCATCCTCACTCTTCGTTATATCCTTTTAATTGAAACAAAAGCCTATTCCGGAACCCTTTTCTTCGACAAACATTCCGAACAAATGATTCAAACTAAGCATGGTCAAGAAAAATCATACGATAATCCCATTAACCAGGTCCGAATGCAAGCCTGGCACTTGAAAAGGTGGCTGCAGAACCACAAATTCAGTGTCCCACCCATATACCATCTTGTTGTGATCAGCAATTCATCTACTATTATCAAGGTAAGTGACCGCTCCCTGAATAACTTGATCGTAAAAGGGGATGTATTATTAAGTCGGGTTCATGAAATTGATGATAGGACTTCAAATCCAACTTTTACTGATAAAGAAGCAAAAAAGTTATCCAGGTCACTTGTAAAGAATCATTCTCCACACCACCCTGACATTCTGAAACAATATTCCCTCACTCCAGACGACCTTCAAAAGGGAGTTCAATGCCCAGCCTGTTTATCATATGGCATGCATCGGGAAAAATGGTTTTGGCGTTGTGCTGTGTGTGAACATAAATCCAAAACTGCTCATCGTAAAACTGTAAAAGATTTTTTCCTACTTATTAATCCAGCAATTAAGAACAAGATGTGTAGAGAATTTTGCATTGGTATATCTTCGAAAACAGCCAGTGATCTTTTAATTTCATTGAATCTTCCCTTCACTGGCACCACTCATGGGCGCATCTACCACATGCCACCAGACATCGAAACCTTCTTCGATTCAGCGAAAAAATAA
- the spoIID gene encoding stage II sporulation protein D, with product MLKFKPIIVLAAILFAVTLLIPSLLVLPFMEEKAGGKLGEELQNEAKEAAAMPTADSAIEVAVYRTALSKTEKLPLDDYLIGVVAAEMPAEFELEALKAQALSARTYYVRQMLIPNKVGVPEGAQLNDTEIHQVFKNKEELKKQWGADYKWKMKKIAEAVKATDGQVLTYDGSPIDATFFSTSNGFTENSEEYWSNSLPYLRSVESPWDLKSPKFRSQEVKTVAEVESKLGVKLPNSAEIGKVISRTTGNRVAKIDIGGKVLTGKEVRDKLGLRSSDFSWELKGNNVIITTEGFGHGVGMSQYGANGMATEGKNYQDIVKHYYKGVEISEADSMLAKVTARK from the coding sequence ATGTTAAAATTCAAACCAATCATCGTACTAGCTGCAATCCTTTTCGCGGTCACACTCTTGATCCCATCCTTGCTCGTCCTCCCTTTTATGGAAGAAAAGGCAGGCGGAAAGCTTGGGGAAGAGCTGCAAAATGAAGCAAAGGAGGCTGCCGCTATGCCTACAGCAGATTCAGCAATCGAGGTGGCTGTCTACCGGACAGCGTTATCCAAAACCGAAAAGCTTCCACTTGATGACTACTTGATTGGCGTCGTAGCCGCTGAAATGCCAGCCGAGTTCGAGCTCGAGGCATTGAAGGCACAGGCGCTGTCAGCGAGGACTTATTATGTGAGACAAATGCTAATCCCAAACAAGGTGGGAGTCCCTGAAGGTGCACAGCTGAATGATACCGAAATCCACCAGGTTTTTAAAAATAAAGAAGAGTTGAAAAAGCAGTGGGGTGCCGATTACAAATGGAAGATGAAGAAAATCGCCGAAGCTGTAAAAGCCACCGATGGTCAGGTACTAACTTATGATGGATCGCCGATCGACGCCACATTCTTTTCGACATCGAATGGGTTCACAGAGAACTCAGAGGAATACTGGTCAAATTCACTGCCATATCTGCGCAGCGTAGAAAGTCCATGGGATCTGAAATCACCGAAGTTCCGCAGCCAGGAAGTGAAGACAGTGGCCGAGGTGGAATCCAAGCTGGGCGTAAAGCTCCCAAATTCCGCGGAGATTGGCAAAGTCATCTCCAGAACCACTGGAAACCGTGTTGCAAAAATTGATATCGGCGGCAAAGTCCTGACTGGAAAAGAAGTTCGTGATAAACTCGGCCTGCGCTCAAGCGACTTCAGCTGGGAACTGAAAGGCAACAACGTCATCATCACCACCGAAGGTTTCGGCCACGGCGTCGGCATGAGCCAATACGGAGCCAACGGCATGGCCACCGAGGGGAAGAACTATCAGGACATCGTCAAGCACTACTACAAAGGCGTTGAGATAAGTGAAGCGGATAGTATGCTGGCGAAGGTGACAGCGAGGAAATAA
- the murA gene encoding UDP-N-acetylglucosamine 1-carboxyvinyltransferase codes for MEKIIVRGGQRLSGSVKVEGAKNAVLPVIAATLLASDGKSVIRDVPTLSDVYTINEVLRSLNAVVEFENNTITVDASRELKIEAPFEYVRKMRASVLVMGSLLARNGRARVALPGGCAIGSRPIDQHLKGFEAMGATVKVGNGFIEAEAVNGLHGAKIYLDFPSVGATENIMMAAVLAKGTTIIENVAKEPEIVDLANFLNKMGAKVKGAGTGTIKIEGVEVLFGADHNIIPDRIEAGTFMVASAITGGNVLVRGAVPEHLSSLVAKMEEMGVTITEEEDGLRVIGPEKLKAVDIKTMPHPGFPTDMQSQMMALLLRAQGTSMITETVFENRFMHVEEFRRMNANIKIDGRSVIMNGPSDLQGAEVAATDLRAAASLILTGLVADGVTRVTELYHLDRGYVDFHLKLAALGADIERVSEVEEQPVTEKLVSDMNA; via the coding sequence TTGGAAAAAATCATCGTCCGCGGCGGACAAAGGCTAAGCGGTTCTGTAAAGGTTGAAGGAGCTAAGAATGCCGTCTTGCCTGTTATCGCTGCAACATTATTAGCAAGTGACGGAAAAAGCGTAATTCGTGATGTGCCAACTCTCTCCGATGTATATACCATCAACGAAGTATTACGTTCTTTAAACGCCGTAGTGGAGTTTGAAAATAACACGATTACAGTAGATGCATCCAGAGAGTTAAAAATTGAAGCACCTTTTGAGTATGTTCGAAAAATGCGTGCTTCTGTATTGGTTATGGGATCCCTGCTTGCCAGGAATGGCCGTGCTCGCGTAGCATTACCAGGCGGCTGTGCAATCGGTTCCCGTCCTATCGACCAGCACCTTAAAGGCTTTGAAGCAATGGGTGCTACAGTCAAGGTAGGCAACGGTTTTATCGAAGCCGAAGCAGTCAATGGTCTGCACGGAGCTAAAATATACCTTGATTTCCCTAGCGTTGGCGCTACGGAAAATATTATGATGGCTGCTGTCCTTGCAAAAGGTACAACAATCATTGAAAACGTCGCAAAAGAACCAGAAATCGTCGACCTTGCAAACTTCCTGAACAAAATGGGAGCAAAGGTAAAAGGCGCAGGCACTGGCACGATCAAGATCGAAGGTGTTGAAGTACTGTTTGGTGCTGACCACAACATCATTCCTGACCGAATCGAAGCAGGAACATTCATGGTTGCGTCTGCCATTACTGGCGGAAACGTGCTTGTAAGGGGCGCAGTTCCTGAGCATCTTTCTTCATTAGTAGCAAAGATGGAAGAAATGGGCGTTACTATCACCGAGGAAGAAGATGGTCTTCGTGTCATCGGGCCTGAAAAACTGAAAGCAGTCGACATCAAAACGATGCCGCACCCTGGATTCCCGACGGATATGCAGTCCCAGATGATGGCCTTGCTATTGCGCGCACAGGGAACAAGCATGATCACCGAAACTGTTTTCGAAAACCGCTTCATGCACGTGGAAGAATTCCGCCGCATGAACGCAAACATCAAAATTGATGGCCGCTCTGTCATCATGAATGGGCCATCTGACCTTCAAGGAGCAGAAGTGGCAGCAACTGACCTGCGTGCCGCAGCATCACTGATCCTGACTGGCCTTGTAGCAGATGGAGTTACACGCGTTACAGAACTGTATCACCTGGACCGCGGCTATGTTGACTTCCATCTTAAGCTTGCCGCACTTGGCGCAGATATCGAACGCGTAAGCGAAGTAGAAGAACAGCCAGTAACTGAAAAATTAGTCTCAGACATGAACGCATAA
- a CDS encoding YwmB family TATA-box binding protein, with protein sequence MKKIPFILSIFGIIGFIVFQAGNKTTVADADHEIKTLASVLQDEDILITGWSLYARETLEQQNVEALVKDLKVQLSEWTWSGHDGELTAVTNSSGIQEKIKIVSTDTKGPLHTYVMYEVRGQYWNKNTETFLNENLPGRIFDIFRGNATTFSCVIGEINDKIESALPVYKSKLLKAFNAREVEGLAEESFISSSAVSPLFDKTLSNEHDMNMQLGLRKTERLGAKTTVVVGTPIITIEY encoded by the coding sequence ATGAAGAAGATTCCATTTATTTTATCAATTTTTGGCATTATTGGTTTTATTGTGTTCCAAGCTGGGAATAAGACGACTGTAGCTGACGCTGATCATGAAATAAAAACTCTGGCCTCGGTTTTGCAGGACGAAGATATTTTAATCACTGGTTGGTCTTTATATGCAAGGGAAACATTGGAACAACAAAATGTCGAAGCATTGGTGAAGGATTTGAAGGTCCAGCTTTCTGAGTGGACATGGTCAGGACACGATGGAGAACTGACAGCTGTCACGAACTCATCTGGGATTCAGGAAAAAATTAAAATTGTTTCTACCGACACAAAGGGACCTTTACATACGTATGTGATGTATGAGGTCAGAGGTCAGTACTGGAATAAAAATACAGAAACCTTTTTAAACGAAAATTTACCAGGCAGAATATTTGACATTTTTCGAGGAAACGCAACAACTTTCTCTTGTGTAATAGGCGAAATCAATGATAAGATAGAGTCGGCTTTACCTGTTTATAAAAGTAAATTGCTTAAGGCTTTCAACGCTCGTGAAGTTGAAGGGCTGGCAGAAGAATCATTCATTTCCTCTTCCGCCGTTTCGCCTTTGTTCGACAAAACACTGAGCAATGAACATGACATGAATATGCAGCTTGGATTACGGAAAACTGAACGATTGGGCGCAAAGACTACCGTCGTAGTTGGCACACCCATCATTACGATTGAATATTAA
- a CDS encoding DUF1146 family protein, translated as MLTGFGGFALTSILTHLVFIALSWWALQALQFDKLLRANHVLQARVLYILLSIALGSTVSNFFLDYLQWSQQLPMIFQ; from the coding sequence ATGCTAACAGGTTTTGGCGGCTTTGCGCTGACCAGCATTCTGACACATCTAGTTTTTATTGCTCTTTCATGGTGGGCTCTTCAGGCACTGCAGTTTGACAAACTGCTGCGAGCGAATCATGTTCTTCAAGCCCGCGTACTATATATCCTGCTTTCCATTGCACTCGGATCTACAGTCAGTAATTTCTTCCTTGATTACCTCCAATGGTCGCAGCAGCTTCCTATGATTTTTCAGTAG
- the nuoN gene encoding NADH-quinone oxidoreductase subunit NuoN, giving the protein MDLDTLLSFDWGTMAPEFIILGFIALLSVADLFMPKHVDRKILGLVGFAGVVMALVSLVTLIGTDTTSILHDTFRLDSFAIAFKLILLLGAALVMLLAIDFRANEGLEDYKGEFYYLFLTALLGTMFMASSGDLITLFVGLELLSIPSYILAGMRKRNLKSNESAMKYVLNGGISSAITLFGMSYVFGIAGTTNLKGIAQVFNGLSDPQHIYILGLAFFMIFVGLSFKLASAPFHMWAPDVYEGAPTPVTAFLSVVSKTAGFVIILRILLSIFGYVPVAQEDGQPIPLLFAMQDYIAFLAGATMIIGNVVALRQRNIKRMFAYSSIAHAGYILVALTAMSFVTFDAIWFYLLAYVLMNLGAFAVIQVITAKTRSEDISHFAGLYRRSPLLAVGMGIFILSLAGIPGTAGFIGKLNIFMGALMVDEAHYVLVSIMIATTVVSYFYYFGVMTQMFFRPAANDEKIKLPAGTIVVILVAVIGTILFGVMPNLAIDFMQNNFNQFVDFMK; this is encoded by the coding sequence ATGGATCTAGATACACTTCTATCATTTGATTGGGGGACGATGGCTCCGGAATTCATCATCCTCGGTTTTATTGCACTTTTATCAGTCGCTGATTTGTTCATGCCAAAGCATGTTGACCGCAAGATCCTTGGATTGGTTGGTTTTGCCGGGGTGGTAATGGCGCTGGTTTCACTGGTAACTTTGATTGGTACCGATACAACATCAATTTTACATGATACATTCAGGCTTGATTCATTCGCGATCGCCTTCAAGTTGATCCTTCTTCTTGGAGCGGCGCTTGTCATGCTATTGGCGATTGACTTCAGAGCGAATGAGGGGCTTGAGGACTACAAAGGTGAATTCTATTACCTGTTCCTTACTGCCTTGCTTGGAACCATGTTCATGGCATCAAGCGGCGACTTGATCACTTTGTTCGTCGGCCTTGAATTGCTGTCGATTCCGTCTTACATCCTTGCAGGAATGCGTAAACGCAACCTGAAATCGAATGAATCAGCAATGAAATACGTCCTGAATGGCGGCATTTCATCTGCCATCACTTTGTTCGGTATGAGCTATGTGTTCGGAATTGCCGGCACAACGAATTTAAAAGGGATCGCCCAGGTTTTCAATGGCTTGAGTGACCCTCAGCATATTTACATTCTTGGACTGGCATTCTTCATGATTTTCGTTGGCCTATCCTTCAAGCTGGCATCTGCACCATTCCATATGTGGGCACCTGATGTTTACGAAGGAGCGCCGACTCCAGTGACGGCATTCCTGAGTGTCGTCTCCAAAACAGCTGGATTTGTCATCATCCTGCGCATCCTGCTATCCATCTTCGGGTATGTACCGGTTGCACAGGAGGACGGCCAGCCAATTCCGCTGCTGTTCGCGATGCAGGATTACATTGCATTCCTTGCGGGAGCAACGATGATCATTGGTAACGTCGTCGCCTTAAGGCAGCGCAACATCAAGCGCATGTTCGCGTACTCAAGCATCGCCCATGCCGGTTACATCCTTGTCGCGCTGACAGCGATGTCGTTCGTGACCTTCGATGCCATCTGGTTCTACCTGCTGGCATACGTTTTGATGAACCTAGGTGCGTTCGCCGTAATCCAGGTCATCACAGCAAAAACCCGTTCAGAGGATATCAGCCATTTTGCCGGACTTTACCGTCGCTCGCCATTACTAGCAGTCGGAATGGGAATCTTCATCCTGTCACTCGCAGGAATCCCTGGTACAGCAGGCTTCATCGGAAAGCTGAACATCTTCATGGGAGCCTTGATGGTCGACGAGGCACATTACGTGCTCGTTTCGATCATGATTGCGACTACAGTCGTATCCTATTTCTACTACTTCGGAGTCATGACACAAATGTTCTTCCGCCCGGCAGCTAACGATGAAAAGATCAAGCTGCCAGCAGGAACAATCGTGGTCATCCTGGTAGCAGTAATCGGTACAATCCTGTTCGGAGTCATGCCAAACCTGGCCATCGACTTCATGCAAAATAACTTCAACCAGTTCGTTGACTTTATGAAATAA
- a CDS encoding NADH-quinone oxidoreductase subunit M, which produces MDFNYFLTLLVFSPLLGILLLVFMPKANESGIKMLGVLATLPSLILALIAYFSYRGGSDLAGFSEKFRWIQFGGQGAEQQGMFSVNYELGIDGFGLIMVVLTAVIATLAAIASFHIKKEWKGYYMLFLLLEIGMLGVFTSQNLILFFLFFEITLIPMFFLIGKWGYYEKEKAAYSFLIYNGLGSAILLIVIMVLFSRTGTSNIEMLKVMMNTDNAPLFAPVSDSLKMGLLIALLVAFGVKLPIFPLHSWMLRVHVEAPPSIVMIHSGILLKIGAFGLIRFGMGIFPEQFAELAGLLAVLGVINLLYGAFLAFIQTDFKMVLAYSSISHMGIVLIGLGALNEAGIQGAIFQVVSHGLISALLFFLVGVLYERTHTTTLANLGGMANGMPLAAGFLLAGAMASLGLPGMSGFVSEFMAFLGLFEEMPVLAAVGTLGIIMTAVYLLRAVLAITYGKAEREFVGVSDIRSFEWAPVLVLVGLIVLIGVYPAVLSEPLQATLETILMGIGG; this is translated from the coding sequence ATGGATTTCAACTATTTTCTTACCTTGCTGGTATTCTCCCCTTTACTAGGAATCCTGCTTTTGGTCTTCATGCCAAAAGCGAACGAGTCAGGCATTAAAATGCTTGGCGTATTGGCAACACTGCCATCTTTGATCCTTGCGCTGATCGCGTACTTTTCGTATCGCGGAGGCAGCGATCTCGCTGGCTTTTCTGAAAAATTCCGCTGGATCCAATTCGGCGGGCAGGGTGCCGAGCAGCAGGGCATGTTCTCTGTCAACTACGAACTTGGCATCGATGGGTTCGGTTTGATCATGGTGGTACTGACAGCGGTAATCGCAACACTTGCGGCAATCGCATCCTTCCATATCAAAAAAGAGTGGAAAGGCTATTACATGCTGTTCCTGCTTCTCGAAATCGGGATGCTCGGAGTATTTACATCGCAAAACCTGATCCTGTTCTTCCTGTTCTTTGAAATCACCTTGATCCCGATGTTCTTCCTGATTGGGAAATGGGGCTATTACGAAAAAGAAAAGGCTGCCTACAGCTTCTTGATTTATAACGGCCTTGGCTCAGCGATCCTGCTGATTGTCATCATGGTGTTGTTCTCAAGAACCGGCACCTCAAATATCGAAATGCTAAAAGTCATGATGAACACAGATAATGCGCCGCTGTTCGCGCCTGTGTCTGATTCCTTGAAGATGGGATTATTGATTGCCTTGCTTGTCGCTTTCGGTGTCAAGCTGCCAATCTTCCCGCTGCACAGCTGGATGCTGCGCGTCCACGTTGAAGCACCGCCATCGATCGTCATGATCCACTCAGGGATCCTGCTGAAGATCGGGGCATTCGGTTTGATCCGCTTCGGGATGGGGATTTTCCCTGAACAGTTCGCTGAATTAGCCGGGCTGCTTGCAGTACTGGGTGTCATCAACCTGCTTTACGGAGCGTTCCTTGCTTTTATCCAGACAGATTTCAAAATGGTCCTTGCTTACTCTTCTATTTCCCATATGGGAATCGTTTTAATCGGACTTGGAGCATTAAATGAGGCGGGAATACAAGGTGCTATTTTCCAGGTTGTATCACATGGCCTGATTTCAGCATTATTGTTCTTCCTTGTCGGTGTACTTTATGAACGCACACACACAACCACACTTGCCAATCTTGGCGGCATGGCAAACGGAATGCCGCTTGCCGCAGGCTTCCTGCTCGCAGGCGCGATGGCTTCACTTGGACTGCCTGGCATGTCAGGCTTCGTCAGCGAATTCATGGCATTCCTCGGTTTGTTCGAAGAGATGCCAGTTCTGGCTGCAGTCGGTACACTGGGCATCATCATGACTGCGGTTTACCTGCTGCGTGCCGTGCTGGCCATCACGTATGGCAAAGCAGAACGTGAATTTGTCGGCGTAAGTGACATCCGTTCATTCGAATGGGCACCGGTGCTTGTCCTTGTCGGCTTGATCGTCCTGATCGGTGTATATCCGGCCGTTCTTAGTGAACCGCTTCAGGCAACATTAGAGACTATCTTGATGGGAATAGGGGGGTGA
- the nuoL gene encoding NADH-quinone oxidoreductase subunit L — MENAWLIPLFPLVSFLFLLLFGKKLKEASAFVGILATLASLVYSILVLLERLESPTHKAEAVWLTIGNLELTAGFEVNQLNALMLVIVSLVSFLVHTYSKGYMHGDERFPVFYAYLGLFTFAMLGLVISPNLLQTYIFWELVGVGSFLLIGFYFYKESAKAAAKKAFIMTRIGDVGLLIGMILLFWQTGSFEYDEIFAAVEEGAISGTMITLTAILIFIGAVGKSGQFPLHTWLPDAMEGPTPVSALIHAATMVAAGVYLVASLFPLFNASETAMLTVAIIGAFTAIFAATIGLVQTDIKRVLAFSTVSQLGYMMLALGSAGYVAGVFHLMTHAFFKALLFLAAGSVIHAVHTQDIEKMGGLWKKLTFTGPLFLIGTLAISGVPLFSGFFSKDEILIAAWAHGNYILFWLAVIAAFFTAFYMFRLFFMVFSGEARSDMKNVHESPSVMTMPMVVLAILAVIAGYVNTPWFGTFLGDWLVEGNEVLGHGHIEGPGWIMIVATVVSLLGILLAWMMYSKKSISRDWLSSRAPIAYGIVKNKYYIDEIYNQSIVFGAKAVSLFLRFIELFLVEGLVKLTTATVQGLGKAGAKIQNGQVQTYGTIAFVGLAVLIVIYALTGGYL; from the coding sequence ATGGAGAATGCTTGGCTCATTCCGCTGTTCCCGCTTGTATCCTTTCTATTCCTTCTGCTGTTCGGAAAAAAGCTTAAAGAAGCGAGCGCATTCGTCGGAATCCTTGCGACGCTAGCCTCACTTGTCTACTCCATCCTTGTGCTCCTTGAGCGCCTGGAGAGCCCGACACATAAAGCTGAAGCCGTTTGGCTCACTATTGGGAATCTGGAACTTACTGCGGGTTTTGAAGTAAATCAATTAAACGCACTGATGCTGGTAATCGTATCTCTTGTCAGCTTCCTTGTACATACCTACTCAAAAGGATATATGCATGGTGATGAGCGATTCCCGGTTTTCTATGCTTATCTTGGACTCTTTACTTTTGCAATGCTTGGTCTCGTCATCTCGCCGAACCTTTTACAAACTTATATTTTCTGGGAATTGGTCGGTGTTGGTTCATTCCTGTTGATTGGATTTTACTTTTACAAGGAAAGCGCCAAAGCGGCTGCAAAGAAAGCCTTCATCATGACCCGTATCGGGGATGTCGGACTTTTGATCGGAATGATTCTTTTATTCTGGCAAACTGGAAGCTTCGAATATGATGAAATTTTTGCGGCAGTAGAAGAAGGCGCGATTTCCGGAACGATGATTACCTTGACTGCGATCCTGATTTTCATCGGGGCAGTTGGTAAATCAGGTCAGTTCCCGCTGCACACATGGCTTCCAGACGCGATGGAAGGTCCTACGCCAGTTTCTGCGTTAATCCACGCAGCAACGATGGTTGCGGCTGGTGTGTATTTGGTCGCTTCACTGTTCCCGCTGTTCAACGCTAGTGAAACAGCAATGCTGACGGTAGCGATCATTGGAGCGTTCACAGCAATTTTTGCGGCAACGATCGGCCTTGTCCAGACTGACATTAAACGAGTGCTTGCCTTCTCGACTGTCAGCCAGCTTGGCTACATGATGCTCGCATTGGGATCTGCCGGTTATGTGGCCGGAGTATTCCACTTGATGACCCACGCTTTCTTCAAAGCATTGTTATTCCTTGCAGCAGGAAGCGTCATCCATGCTGTACATACTCAGGATATTGAAAAAATGGGCGGGCTATGGAAAAAGCTGACCTTCACAGGACCTTTGTTCCTGATCGGAACGCTGGCCATCAGCGGTGTCCCATTATTCTCGGGATTTTTCAGTAAAGATGAAATTTTGATCGCTGCATGGGCACATGGCAATTATATTCTGTTCTGGCTGGCAGTGATTGCGGCATTTTTCACAGCGTTCTACATGTTCCGCCTGTTCTTCATGGTCTTCTCTGGTGAAGCACGCAGCGACATGAAGAATGTCCATGAATCGCCATCCGTCATGACGATGCCGATGGTTGTCCTTGCAATCCTGGCAGTCATTGCTGGTTATGTGAATACACCTTGGTTCGGCACATTCCTTGGTGACTGGCTTGTCGAAGGCAACGAAGTACTCGGACATGGCCATATCGAAGGACCTGGCTGGATTATGATTGTCGCGACGGTTGTCTCCTTGCTTGGCATCCTGCTTGCATGGATGATGTACAGCAAGAAGTCGATTTCACGCGACTGGCTGTCCAGCAGGGCGCCAATTGCCTATGGCATTGTGAAAAATAAGTACTATATCGATGAAATATACAATCAAAGCATCGTGTTTGGCGCAAAGGCAGTCAGCTTGTTCCTGCGTTTCATCGAGCTCTTCCTTGTTGAGGGACTCGTGAAGCTGACAACGGCAACTGTCCAGGGCCTTGGTAAAGCCGGTGCGAAAATCCAGAACGGTCAGGTACAGACTTACGGCACAATCGCCTTCGTCGGCCTTGCAGTCCTGATTGTCATCTATGCGTTAACAGGGGGGTATTTATAA
- the nuoK gene encoding NADH-quinone oxidoreductase subunit NuoK has translation MSSVPVSAYLALALIIFCIGLYGALTKKNTVIVLISIELMLNAVNINLVTFSKYGAVPSITGQVFALFSIAVAAAEVAVGLAILISLYRNRRSVNIDEMNELKN, from the coding sequence ATGAGTTCTGTTCCGGTTTCAGCCTATCTGGCACTTGCACTTATTATTTTCTGCATCGGACTGTACGGTGCCCTGACAAAAAAGAACACAGTCATTGTGTTGATTTCAATCGAACTGATGCTGAATGCGGTCAATATCAATCTCGTAACCTTCAGTAAATACGGAGCAGTTCCATCGATCACCGGCCAGGTGTTCGCGCTGTTTTCCATCGCGGTGGCAGCTGCTGAAGTAGCGGTTGGACTGGCGATCCTTATTTCACTTTACCGCAACCGCAGAAGTGTCAATATCGATGAAATGAATGAGTTGAAAAATTAA
- a CDS encoding NADH-quinone oxidoreductase subunit J, with protein sequence MTLTGEFFAFMSLALVAVIGGVLLLNLTKVIHMVVALVFTFVSIAGIYVLLSAEFLAVIQVMIYSGAITIMMLFGIMLTRHHGDEEEPKGGRLRKLVLLLGVLGFGAAVYFGIYDLDFEALPNTLHENNTEQIGVALYSHYIIPFELTSVILLAALVGAIVLARKDDDKEGDQE encoded by the coding sequence ATGACGTTAACAGGCGAATTCTTTGCGTTTATGTCACTTGCTTTAGTGGCGGTAATCGGCGGCGTGCTTTTATTGAATCTCACCAAGGTCATCCACATGGTCGTAGCGCTCGTCTTTACATTCGTCAGTATTGCAGGTATTTATGTGCTCTTGTCCGCTGAATTCCTGGCGGTCATCCAAGTCATGATCTACTCGGGCGCCATCACAATCATGATGCTGTTCGGGATCATGCTCACCCGCCACCATGGCGACGAAGAAGAGCCAAAGGGCGGAAGATTGCGCAAGCTTGTGCTGCTGCTCGGTGTCCTCGGATTTGGCGCAGCAGTCTATTTCGGTATCTACGATCTGGATTTCGAAGCATTGCCGAATACTCTGCACGAAAACAATACAGAACAAATCGGGGTCGCTCTGTACTCGCATTACATCATCCCGTTTGAACTGACATCCGTGATCCTGCTCGCTGCGCTTGTCGGCGCAATTGTACTCGCGCGCAAGGATGACGATAAGGAGGGTGATCAGGAATGA